In the genome of Schistocerca gregaria isolate iqSchGreg1 chromosome 11, iqSchGreg1.2, whole genome shotgun sequence, one region contains:
- the LOC126295291 gene encoding immunoglobulin domain-containing protein oig-4-like isoform X2, which translates to MVKAALWLAAAALVLVAPPPGAEGRRGRARGRTKSRTQIGLPITGQYRDAETDKYYNNNDGAKILDWSHFDYEYTLGHKIVFLCRAKGNPRPTITWFKDGTELYSHNYLHVHEWRIGKDQVKSKLEIDPATQMDAGVYECSADNMYSVDRRSFKTDFSIAFD; encoded by the exons GCGGCGCTgtggctggcggcggcggcgctaGTGCTGGTGGCGCCGCCCCCGGGGGCggaggggcggcgggggcgggcccGCGGCCGCACCAAGTCGCGCACGCAGATCGGCTTGCCCATCACGGGCCAGTACCGCGACGCCGAGACCGACAAGTACTACAACAACAACGAC GGGGCCAAGATTCTGGACTGGTCCCACTTTGACTACGAGTACACGCTGGGCCACAAGATCGTCTTCCTGTGCCGCGCCAAGGGCAACCCGCGGCCGACCATCACCTGGTTCAAGGACGGGACCGAGCTCTACTCGCACAACTACTTGCAC GTGCACGAGTGGCGCATCGGCAAGGACCAGGTGAAGTCCAAACTGGAGATCGACCCCGCGACACAGATGGACGCGGGCGTGTACGAGTGCTCTGCAGACAACATGTACTCCGTAGACAGGCGCAGCTTCAAGACAGACTTCAGCATCGCCTTCGACTAG
- the LOC126295291 gene encoding immunoglobulin domain-containing protein oig-4-like isoform X1 — MVKLQAALWLAAAALVLVAPPPGAEGRRGRARGRTKSRTQIGLPITGQYRDAETDKYYNNNDGAKILDWSHFDYEYTLGHKIVFLCRAKGNPRPTITWFKDGTELYSHNYLHVHEWRIGKDQVKSKLEIDPATQMDAGVYECSADNMYSVDRRSFKTDFSIAFD; from the exons TTGCAGGCGGCGCTgtggctggcggcggcggcgctaGTGCTGGTGGCGCCGCCCCCGGGGGCggaggggcggcgggggcgggcccGCGGCCGCACCAAGTCGCGCACGCAGATCGGCTTGCCCATCACGGGCCAGTACCGCGACGCCGAGACCGACAAGTACTACAACAACAACGAC GGGGCCAAGATTCTGGACTGGTCCCACTTTGACTACGAGTACACGCTGGGCCACAAGATCGTCTTCCTGTGCCGCGCCAAGGGCAACCCGCGGCCGACCATCACCTGGTTCAAGGACGGGACCGAGCTCTACTCGCACAACTACTTGCAC GTGCACGAGTGGCGCATCGGCAAGGACCAGGTGAAGTCCAAACTGGAGATCGACCCCGCGACACAGATGGACGCGGGCGTGTACGAGTGCTCTGCAGACAACATGTACTCCGTAGACAGGCGCAGCTTCAAGACAGACTTCAGCATCGCCTTCGACTAG